A section of the Pochonia chlamydosporia 170 chromosome 2, whole genome shotgun sequence genome encodes:
- a CDS encoding RTA1 domain-containing protein (similar to Colletotrichum fioriniae PJ7 XP_007600813.1), with translation MLFSILLFVTAAAAVAIPSTPISEPTTTLNILPRETSTTPPTPSTFSKTEYITIEGVTNSVLTIPGKTIAIATVPTCIQTAVPDNNGYIPPGECDALWNYYPSFGAALAVACLFGFLVVVHIWQAAMFKKTWCWVIIMATIWEMTAMIFRTLSSKNQQSKGLLLVFQIFILLAPLWVNAFAYMTFARMVHYFHPRRSILRMPASIIAIVFVFLDIASFAVQLAGGSMASPGSAPDVQQKALHIYMLGIGFQELIIVLFVVLCAMFQVQLSRLDGGRSCSLFKAHWGPLLCALYFSLAMITVRIVYRLAEFSSGIRKNSALVTKEAYFYILEAGPMVLAVFSFVVVHPGRVMTNRALEMPGVFTVLRNSCARRKGKELLSDSGSETELAEGWRVRKDEIAA, from the exons ATGCTCTTCTCAATACTCTTGTTTGTAacagctgctgcagctgtaGCCATTCCCTCAACTCCCATCTCAGAACCAACTACAACACTCAACATTCTCCCCCGAgaaacttcaacaactccaccAACACCCAGCACATTCTCCAAAACGGAATACATCACCATCGAAGGCGTCACAAACTCTGTCCTCACTATTCCCGGCAAAACCATCGCAATCGCCACCGTACCGACATGCATTCAAACTGCGGTCCCCGATAACAACGGATACATTCCGCCTGGTGAATGCGATGCCCTGTGGAATTATTATCCTAGTTTCGGGGCAGCTCTCGCCGTGGCCTGCCTGTTTGGATTCTTGGTCGTTGTGCATATTTGGCAGGCTGCCATGTTTAAAAAG ACGTGGTGCTGGGTCATTATCATGGCGACTATCTGGGAGATGACAGCCATGATATTCCGTACATTAAGCTCCAAGAACCAGCAGAGTAAAGGACTGCTTCTCGTGTTTCAAATATTCATCCTCCTCGCACCTCTTT GGGTCAACGCATTCGCATACATGACCTTTGCAAGAATGGTTCACTACTTCCACCCTCGTCGATCCATCCTCCGCATGCCGGCGtccatcatcgccatcgtcttcgtcttcctcgatATTGCCTCCTTCGCAGTCCAGCTTGCCGGTGGGAGTATGGCCAGCCCCGGTTCCGCGCCGGACGTCCAGCAAAAGGCATTGCATATATACATGCTTGGAATAGGGTTCCAAGAACTCATCATTGTGTTGTTTGTCGTTTTGTGCGCCATGTTTCAGGTCCAACTATCTAGGCTTGACGGCGGGCGAAGTTGCTCTCTCTTCAAAGCGCACTGGGGACCACTTCTTTGTGCGTTGTATTTTTCACTTGCCATGATTACTGTTCGGATTGTTTATAGACTGGCTGAGTTTTCGAGCGGTATTCGGAAAAACAGCGCGTTGGTTACGAAAGAGGCGTATTTTTACATTTTGGAGGCTGGGCCGATGGTTTTGGCGGTGTTTTcgtttgtggttgtgcaTCCGGGGAGGGTTATGACAAACCGGGCACTGGAAATGCCTGGTGTTTTTACTGTTTTGAGGAATTCGTGTGCAAGGCGTAAGGGCAAGGAGTTGCTGAGTGATTCTGGCTCTGAGACTGAGTTGGCTGAGGGGTGGAGGGTGAGGAAGGATGAAATTGCTGCATAG
- a CDS encoding C6 zinc finger domain-containing protein (similar to Metarhizium acridum CQMa 102 XP_007810868.1), translated as MPRKGVPKVRTGCLTSNTNTHRKRKVKCDETRPSCNRCTSTGRTCDGYMPPPPGWMSWDRLLSPSVPSSPDPLPDADSLELRSLAFYRQIVAPTLCGPLDSSFWTKLVAQMVHSEPATRHAVLAISSLYENFDDTALQLHRSNRQAGTDTVDDFAIQHYNAAISHLISPQTSCPADINTVLLVCILFTCIEFLRGDTESAISHSQHGISLLNSGTDVKPELVRVFRHLSIFPYFFGGEISTFPVLNDAQTVADTFDTLDEALESLDWLLARAVRLVRASDFHRLGIGEESQPLEAVLHEQLTLEIDLDAWWTTFSSIRSGNNSEQAMTLLILEMRWLVCKIWANTCLASHETIYDEHLDKFTRIVEMATQAQTLMESVGDSIHHKFMFVMGFCPLLYFVVIKCRVLRLRLGALSLLKALSYIRETLWDASTLYAVGRRIVELEHGMGEGEAAESVPDEVRVRDSAVEAGDDGRRLCLLVLGGDGIERVYVDLM; from the exons ATGCCGCGAAAGGGAGTTCCCAAAGTGCGCACTGGCTGTCTAACAT CCAACACTAACACACACAGAAAACGCAAGGTAAAATGCGACGAGACACGTCCATCCTGCAACAGATGCACGTCCACTGGCCGAACCTGCGATGGCTACATGCCCCCTCCACCAGGCTGGATGTCCTGGGACCGCCTCCTATCCCCATCCgtgccatcatcaccggaTCCCTTACCAGACGCGGATAGTCTTGAATTGCGAAGTCTAGCATTCTACCGACAAATTGTGGCGCCTACGCTCTGTGGACCACTGGATAGTTCGTTCTGGACGAAACTTGTTGCGCAGATGGTGCATTCGGAGCCGGCGACAAGACATGCTGTCTTGGCGATAAGCTCTCTCTACGAAAACTTTGACGACACGGCTTTACAATTACACAGGAGTAATAGACAAGCCGGGACGGATACAGTTGACGACTTTGCTATTCAGCATTACAATGCGGCGATATCACACCTCATCAGCCCGCAGACTTCGTGTCCGGCAGACATAAACACCGTTTTATTAGTCTGCATATTATTCACGTGCATAGAGTTTTTGCGTGGCGACACCGAAAGCGCAATAAGTCATTCCCAGCATGGCATTTCGCTTCTCAATTCAGGGACCGACGTTAAGCCCGAGTTGGTTCGCGTGTTTAGGCACCTCAGTATATTTCCGTACTTTTTCGGCGGCGAAATCTCTACGTTTCCGGTGTTGAATGATGCACAGACTGTAGCAGACACGTTTGATACGCTCGATGAAGCACTAGAATCGCTGGACTGGCTGCTCGCAAGGGCGGTTCGACTAGTCCGGGCGAGTGACTTTCATCGCCTGGGAATAGGGGAAGAATCACAACCATTAGAGGCAGTACTTCATGAACAATTGACTCTTGAAATCGACCTAGACGCCTGGTGGACTACCTTCAGCAGCATACGAAGCGGCAACAACTCTGAACAGGCGATGACACTACTAATCCTAGAAATGCGATGGCTCGTCTGCAAAATCTGGGCGAATACGTGTCTCGCCTCCCACGAAACCATCTACGACGAACACCTCGACAAGTTTACGCGGATAGTGGAAATGGCCACGCAGGCACAGACACTGATGGAGAGTGTGGGCGACTCCATCCACCACAAGTTTATGTTTGTCATGGGCTTTTGTCCCCTGCTGTACTTTGTGGTGATTAAGTGTCGGGTTTTGAGGCTACGGCTCGGGGCGCTATCGTTGCTCAAGGCCTTGTCGTATATACGGGAGACGCTGTGGGATGCGTCGACGCTGTATGCTGTGGGGAGGAGGATCGTCGAGCTTGAGCATGGGATGGGGGAGGGTGAGGCGGCGGAGAGTGTGCCGGATGAGGTGAGGGTTAGGGATTCGGCGGTTGAGGCTGGGGATGATGGCAGGAGACtttgtttgttggtgttgggggGAGATGGGATTGAGAGGGTGTATgtggatttgatgtga
- a CDS encoding GRAM domain-containing protein (similar to Coccidioides immitis RS XP_001242209.1) translates to MDGAGSSSSSGLRVGKLLPKGLSAKRRRRKEKNGGGSEASGQDDDTRSTSANSSQRRLKREVTQGSDDTNSINMADDDDIDDRSFGSFESGADPDTAERGRPASTSAPARPATISAHPSLIGYLTTSSPVVQAQHLDSQSHFQPSPPTRGYSSGSSDKSPSPKKPSKQKGIPSFKNSFPEPPAPAKIASPDRKSRVVTPKIETNPPRTPPKDDIPAPVIVNTPPTPTDRSDYPPFEGPGGGKSPTNGAGSRTRTDGSPIALNMNIHRRSKSGSAAIGPSKLSHSTVAPLTPTDETGGETTPSATSFFSSMISAAQNAATSISNTIPNAGLGIGGNKSRTSIPKSLSSPAASQTTLDSQPAPEPEPRIEDTMDRKESAVRTLGSGDLSLSQLGLPEPAAATPASARFPDVADTRTRSESAPAEPQPSAMDTFPGESSSRPRSLVEPASGEQTPPQMEFADIKGPVQRSSSLRSAMKPHRKRGSSVTTGGTIAAAISSANNAALPTGGTLGAPKLTGFAIASKKRNRDFHTLFKSVPDDDYLIEDYSCALQREILAHGRLYVSEGHLCFSSNILGWTTTLVMSFDEIVSVEKRSTALVFKNGLMISTLHAKHIFASFTSRDATYDLIVNIWKLGHPTLRSTLNGVQLEGTGGDKTEKVEAQQDAADEEEPQEASGSDVETDEDEDDDDDEEFYDEGEHDELLETQSTDMTAVEPEPEKPATRKVSGMAVVNGTTTEPPKDPSPTSGGVIDFPGPTAHAATDCGDSATHYDKVLGDEIIPAPLGKVYNLVFGPGSVAWMGKWLSTDQKCTDIQMEDKTGLTADNKSRTFTYIKPLNGSIGPKQTKCVVTETIDQIDLAKAVNLSVSTQNPDVPYGNLFTVKTKYCLSWAENNATRVQINCTVEWSGKCWLKGTIEKNVNDGQGQYCKELFVSLKNAVSSRVRAGTVTNGVTKGKKKLKRSKALQAVADAEAGKGGKSDGKKQNWGPLEPVRSLLEPCVDVLQPILTGNVMYGLLVGLLVAMWFGFGSPPKNNASFGPEVGFYSHNRQAAYEEMWRRQDSELWEWLEERVGMDRLSSDQPSGARKRAIEHRTVEDKLRDERMEEREIQEAIRVTEEKLRVLREVVEKGSSN, encoded by the exons ATGGATGGCGCCGGGAGCAGCAGTAGCAGTGGCTTGCGAGTTGGCAAACTGCTACCCAAAGGATTATCAGCAAAGAGGCGTCgcagaaaggaaaagaatgGAGGAGGTTCGGAGGCATCGGGACAAGACGACGACACACGCAGCACAAGTGCAAACAGCAGTCAGAGGCGTCTCAAGCGTGAAGTAACACAAGGGAGCGATgacaccaactccatcaacatggccgacgacgacgacattgaCGACCGGAGCTTTGGGTCTTTCGAGTCGGGCGCAGATCCGGACACTGCAGAACG TGGAAGACCCGCCTCGACCTCTGCTCCAGCTCGACCCGCTACAATATCCGCCCATCCGTCCCTGATCGGTTATTTGACAACGTCATCTCCTGTtgtccaagctcaacaccttGACTCGCAATCTCACTTTCAACCCTCCCCTCCGACCCGTGGCTATtccagcggcagcagcgacaAGTCTCCGTCGCCCAAAAAGCCGTCAAAACAAAAGGGCATTCCCAGCTTCAAGAATTCGTTCCCTGAGCCGCCTGCGCCAGCCAAAATTGCTTCCCCCGACCGCAAAAGCAGGGTGGTGACGCCCAAAATTGAGACAAACCCTCCCCGCACACCCCCTAAAGACGATATCCCGGCTCCTGTCATTGTGAACACTCCCCCGACCCCAACAGACCGAAGCGACTATCCCCCGTTCGAGGGACCTGGGGGTGGCAAGTCGCCGACGAATGGGGCAGGTTCTAGAACGAGAACTGATGGAAGTCCCATTGCGTTGAACATGAACATCCATAGGAGAAGCAAATCCGGTTCTGCAGCAATTGGTCCGAGCAAGCTCTCTCATAGTACCGTGGCCCCATTGACCCCGACCGACGAGACGGGCGGAGAGACCACTCCGAGCGCGActagcttcttctcgtctaTGATATCTGCGGCTCAAAACGCTGCCACGTCGATCAGCAACACAATTCCGAACGCGGGACTTGGCATTGGAGGGAACAAGAGCAGAACGAGCATCCCGAAGTCTCTGAGCTCTCCCGCTGCTAGCCAAACAACGCTAGACTCGCAACCTGCACCCGAGCCGGAGCCGCGAATCGAAGATACGATGGACCGGAAGGAGTCTGCTGTTCGAACCCTGGGTTCGGGAGACCTGAGCCTGAGCCAACTTGGCCTGCCTGAACCAGCAGCTGCAACCCCGGCGAGCGCCAGATTCCCCGATGTTGCAGACACAAGGACGAGGTCAGAGTCTGCCCCGGCCGAACCTCAACCATCGGCTATGGATACATTCCCTGGGGAATCGTCGAGCCGGCCGCGGTCCTTGGTCGAACCGGCCAGCGGGGAGCAGACTCCGCCGCAGATGGAGTTTGCGGACATCAAGGGGCCAGTTCAGAGGTCATCGAGTTTGAGAAGTGCTATGAAGCCTCACAGAAAGAGGGGAAGCTCCGTGACGACGGGGGGTACTATAGCGGCCGCGATATCATCCGCCAATAATGCCGCGCTTCCCACGGGCGGCACTCTAGGGGCACCGAAGTTGACTGGGTTTGCGATTGCTAGCAAGAAGCGGAATCGTGATTTCCATACCCTTTTCAAGAGTGTGCCTGATGACGACTACCTAATAGAAGATTATAGTTGCGCCCTCCAACGTGAAATCCTAGCGCATGGTCGATTATACGTTTCCGAGGGTCATCTTTGCTTCAGCAGCAATATTCTGGGCTGGACAACAACGCTAGTGATGAGTTTTGACGAAATAGTATCTGTGGAGAAGCGAAGCACTGCTCTGGTGTTCAAAAACGGCCTAATGATTTCGACCCTTCACGCCAAACATATTTTCGCCAGCTTTACAAGCAGAGATGCCACATATGACCTTATTGTAAACATTTGGAAGCTAGGCCACCCGACCCTGCGGAGCACGCTGAATGGTGTGCAGTTGGAAGGTACTGGTGGCGACAAAACAGAAAAGGTGGAAGCTCAACAGGACGCCGCTGACGAGGAAGAACCACAAGAAGCATCCGGATCAGATGTGGAAAcggatgaggatgaggacgatgacgatgatgaagagttCTACGACGAAGGCGAACACGATGAGCTGCTCGAAACTCAATCAACAGATATGACGGCTGTAGAACCAGAGCCGGAGAAGCCAGCCACACGCAAGGTATCTGGAATGGCAGTTGTAAATGGCACGACAACTGAACCTCCCAAGGATCCATCTCCGACGTCTGGGGGTGTTATCGACTTTCCTGGCCCGACTGCACATGCCGCCACGGATTGTGGTGACTCGGCAACTCACTACGATAAAGTTCTCGGGGACGAAATCATCCCAGCACCTCTTGGAAAGGTGTACAATCTCGTGTTTGGTCCTGGGTCTGTTGCTTGGATGGGCAAATGGCTGTCAACGGATCAAAAATGCACCGACATCCAGATGGAGGATAAGACGGGATTGACTGCTGACAATAAGAGCCGAACGTTTACGTATATCAAGCCGCTTAATGGGTCTATTGGTCCGAAGCAGACGAAATGTGTTGTGACGGAAACCATTGATCAGATCGACTTAGCAAAGGCCGTCAATCTCAGCGTATCCACCCAGAACCCGGATGTACCCTACGGTAACCTGTTTACTGTCAAGACTAAATACTGCTTGTCATGGGCTGAGAATAATGCCACACGAGTTCAAATCAACTGCACAGTTGAGTGGTCTGGCAAGTGTTGGCTGAAAG GCACCATCGAGAAGAACGTCAATGATGGACAAGGACAGTACTGCAAGGAGTTGTTCGTATCGCTCAAAAATGCAGTTTCATCCAGAGTTCGAGCTGGGACAGTCACCAACGGCGTcacaaagggcaagaagaagctcaagagAAGCAAGGCTCTCCAGGCCGTGGCGGATGCAGAAGCTGGCAAGGGAGGCAAGTCGGAtggcaagaagcaaaattgGGGACCACTGGAACCCGTGCGAAGTCTTCTCGAGCCGTGTGTGGATGTGCTTCAGCCGATACTTACAGGCAATGTCATGTATGGTTTGCTCGTGGGTCTGCTCGTTGCCATGTGGTTCGGGTTCGGGTCTCCGCCGAAGAACAACGCGTCATTCGGACCGGAAGTTGGATTTTACAGCCATAACCGACAAGCTGCCTACGAGGAGatgtggcggcggcaggaTTCCGAGCTGTGGGAGTGGTTGGAGGAGCGCGTCGGTATGGACCGGCTTAGCTCAGATCAGCCGAGCGGCGCACGAAAACGAGCGATTGAGCACCGGACAGTGGAGGATAAGCTGAGAGATGAGCGAATGGAGGAACGAGAGATTCAAGAAGCCATTCGTGTGACGGAAGAAAAGTTACGAGTGTTGAGAGAAGTTGTTGAAAAGGGGAGTTCAAACTAA
- a CDS encoding heterokaryon incompatibility protein 6, OR allele (similar to Marssonina brunnea f. sp. 'multigermtubi' MB_m1 XP_007297700.1) — protein sequence MFNVEYDRIEHLPDGDHIRILTLAASPDSSEPIHVRLATVNLADEPAYEALSYCWGDASNKLLIFCDGKPFPVTENLESALRHIRLPDEDRVLWIDAICINQNDVSERAHQVNLMREVYRRASRVLVWLGDGTPDSDLVFPLCERMVEHRIDLLRDGGIDVNSSEVLWGANRKKILQEKLALARKRAAEAQGDNTDNQGTDPADDVNDEAKDIEATSDESAAFLRLLSRPWFSRCWVLQEVALAKSAMVFCGTKAIDWDVFYVGFALAIILGEGALGGRPEQIHRGGLILMMLMRGNIHHADEATEPINLLWLLWKVYPMHVTDPRDKVYSLLGLISKDDAILPGLTPDYTISTEECYKRAALVIMSRTKNLDILCTERPLRGTLDSPSWVPDWTLEDQPAPVQLLPDANIDEAGEPDSKPFRACSAAVEWEPVTKPGNSNILLLSGYVFDRITELADILTVPDLNHIAINDMKTSTGAFTSVWKAILTGLGSYFDTLIQWEKLALPKRNSQTYPTGEDPETVFAITLCCGNIDPTTALSRFQRWRTRYNGPKRLTFFKKLGMKGGVYNSLIGATGMMTGWGELHDRVYATATEKTLYRRLARTEKGYLAVVPSRSVLGDEITLCQGGNMPFVTRCVGAEGQRMVIGPGYVHGIMYGEGWNGRLAEEMEIV from the coding sequence ATGTTCAACGTTGAATATGACCGAATTGAGCATCTGCCAGACGGCGATCACATCAGGATACTAACATTAGCTGCCAGTCCTGATTCCTCAGAACCGATACATGTCAGGCTCGCTACTGTGAACCTGGCAGACGAGCCAGCCTACGAAGCGCTCTCATACTGCTGGGGAGATGCCTCCAACAAGCTTCTCATTTTCTGCGACGGCAAACCTTTTCCAGTGACTGAGAACTTGGAGTCTGCGCTACGTCACATCCGCCTGCCTGACGAGGACCGAGTTCTTTGGATCGATGCCATCTGCATCAACCAAAACGATGTCTCCGAGCGAGCGCACCAGGTGAATCTCATGCGGGAGGTGTATCGGAGGGCCAGCAGAGTACTTGTTTGGCTGGGAGACGGAACCCCCGATAGCGACTTAGTTTTCCCTCTGTGCGAGCGAATGGTTGAGCATAGGATTGACCTGCTCCGCGACGGCGGTATCGACGTCAACTCTTCTGAAGTATTATGGGGCGCAAACAGGAAGAAGATTTTGCAAGAGAAGCTTGCGCTTGCGAGAAAACGTGCAGCTGAAGCCCAAGGCGATAACACAGACAACCAAGGTACTGATCCGGCCGATGATGTGAACGACGAAGCCAAAGACATTGAGGCCACAAGTGACGAGAGTGCGGCATTCTTGCGTCTCCTCAGCCGTCCTTGGTTCAGTCGCTGCTGGGTTCTCCAAGAAGTTGCTCTCGCCAAGTCTGCAATGGTATTCTGCGGCACAAAGGCGATTGACTGGGACGTCTTCTACGTTGGTTttgccttggccatcatcCTTGGAGAGGGTGCGCTGGGAGGTCGGCCAGAGCAGATCCACAGAGGGGGACTAATtctgatgatgttgatgcgaGGCAACATTCATCACGCCGATGAGGCCACGGAGCCGATCAATCTTCTTTGGTTGCTCTGGAAAGTGTATCCCATGCATGTCACCGATCCCAGGGACAAGGTGTACTCGCTGCTGGGACTGATCAGCAAGGACGATGCCATATTGCCCGGTTTGACACCCGATTACACCATTTCCACTGAAGAATGCTACAAGCGTGCTGCGCTCGTTATCATGTCTCGCACAAAGAACCTGGATATCCTGTGTACTGAGCGCCCCCTCCGAGGTACATTGGACTCGCCGTCTTGGGTTCCAGACTGGACTTTGGAAGATCAACCGGCTCCAGTGCAGTTGCTTCCAGATGCAAACATTGATGAGGCTGGCGAACCGGATTCCAAGCCATTCCGTGCTTGCTCTGCAGCAGTTGAATGGGAACCTGTCACAAAGCCAGGGAACTCGAATATTCTCCTACTTTCAGGCTACGTGTTTGATCGGATAACCGAGCTAGCGGACATACTTACAGTCCCGGACCTGAACCACATTGCCATCAATGACATGAAAACGTCAACTGGCGCGTTCACTAGTGTATGGAAGGCCATTCTCACGGGCCTAGGTTCTTATTTCGACACGCTGATCCAGTGGGAAAAGCTCGCCTTGCCAAAAAGAAACTCTCAAACTTACCCCACAGGCGAGGACCCTGAGACCGTCTTCGCCATCACACTGTGCTGCGGTAACATTGATCCGACTACCGCTCTATCACGGTTTCAGCGATGGCGAACGCGCTATAATGGCCCCAAAAGGTTGACATTTTTTAAGAAGCTAGGCATGAAAGGAGGGGTGTATAACTCTCTTATAGGGGCTACGGGGATGATGACCGGCTGGGGAGAGTTGCATGACAGAGTTTACGCGACTGCGACGGAGAAGACTCTTTACAGAAGATTGGCGAGGACTGAAAAGGGCTATCTTGCTGTAGTGCCGAGTAGGAGTGTTCTTGGGGATGAGATTACTCTCTGTCAGGGTGGGAATATGCCGTTTGTTACGAGATGTGTTGGTGCTGAGGGACAGAGGATGGTTATTGGGCCGGGTTATGTGCATGGTATTATGTATGGAGAGGGATGGAATGGGAGGTTGgctgaggagatggagattgtGTAG
- a CDS encoding ankyrin repeat protein (similar to Metarhizium robertsii ARSEF 23 XP_007826088.1), with translation MEPREICQSLSDLPPEHSGTQLANVSETEIRVCLDDGTLSSELVQSVFHQDIATVTRILDEQPELVNSSVANYAETYRSWKLGDIKIDGSSTWPSSPHDVKLQQETEPLLSLAVNAYSCKIGKRYVSSVSDQAVKVVELLVQMGATVHEEQRETIIGDMCYRQDSAAIIQLLARAGAKPLGQCMTIYDTFLTAVEIAARTGCDQSLAWLLDFALSEGRVIADYLPALHMTAYDAHENCLSEFLKRGAEKLINRRVQPSFWCWTAASTVPWDAARGHTPLTNVVFANTLRDKVLNVERYQRAWLMDSSTAKRERYAWKLLEKGAETDIRHANSNKTLIYGACKWASPELVSHIIDHSGHDLDESFHYRSENSRSGPLALGGDSVGYLHVAAMYFNAEVVNILISKGIKRQTDQYKRTPLHWLALSWEEFYYTRNKQFCRDGDDQERSLAAAFAIKTATYLIDIGMVDINAQDSFGRTPLHYACYNLMSELITFLVSRHADINLKDSEDCTPLHLLAYETDQCRPKDDDFPVDSAAACFKTYNRNIDVDAKDALGNTPLLKACKKHAVNIAKLLLALGANPNIRGSDSCAPLHYAVSFPAWTQDFHFLQRPEVKVEAEELKWALLAAGADETARNARGQTVAEVELVERLSYQQKVIEVKRIMERPVQPYMGRGQSLRIPRDPVT, from the coding sequence ATGGAACCCCGCGAGATATGCCAATCTCTTTCAGACCTTCCTCCTGAGCACTCGGGTACACAGCTAGCAAACGTCTCGGAAACTGAGATTCGAGTATGCCTGGACGACGGAACTCTGTCTAGCGAGTTAGTCCAGTCTGTATTTCACCAGGACATCGCAACCGTCACTCGTATACTGGACGAACAACCCGAACTTGTCAACAGCAGCGTGGCTAACTATGCGGAAACGTACCGCAGCTGGAAACTCGGCGACATCAAGATCGATGGGTCTTCCACATGGCCATCCTCACCACACGATGTAAAACTGCAGCAGGAAACAGAACCGCTCCTTTCGCTTGCTGTTAACGCGTACAGTTGCAAGATAGGCAAACGCTATGTTTCTAGCGTATCCGATCAAGCCGTCAAGGTTGTTGAGCTCCTTGTTCAAATGGGCGCAACCGTTCACGAGGAGCAAAGAGAGACAATTATTGGCGATATGTGCTATCGCCAAGACAGTGCCGCTATCATACAACTTCTTGCCCGTGCTGGAGCCAAGCCGCTTGGCCAATGCATGACGATTTATGATACTTTTCTCACGGCTGTTGAGATTGCTGCAAGGACTGGTTGCGACCAGTCACTTGCATGGCTTTTGGATTTTGCTCTCTCCGAGGGCAGGGTTATTGCGGATTACCTTCCAGCATTGCACATGACAGCATACGACGCCCATGAGAACTGTCTTTCAGAGTTTCTAAAGAGAGGGGCAGAAAAATTGATCAACCGCCGAGTTCAGCCCAGCTTCTGGTGTTGGACTGCCGCCAGCACCGTCCCGTGGGATGCAGCACGCGGCCACACTCCTCTCACAAACGTGGTTTTCGCAAACACTCTGCGTGATAAAGTTCTGAATGTCGAGAGGTACCAGCGGGCATGGTTAATGGACTCCAGCACCGCGAAAAGGGAACGTTATGCCTGGAAGCTGCTTGAGAAAGGAGCAGAGACCGATATCAGGCATGCTAACTCGAATAAGACCCTAATATATGGAGCTTGTAAATGGGCAAGCCCAGAACTAGTTTCTCATATTATCGATCACTCCGGTCACGATCTAGACGAGAGCTTTCACTACCGATCGGAAAATTCGCGATCTGGGCCACTCGCATTAGGAGGGGACAGTGTTGGATATCTTCATGTCGCAGCAATGTACTTCAATGCCGAAGTTGTAAACATACTAATTTCCAAGGGGATAAAGCGACAAACTGACCAGTACAAACGAACGCCGCTACACTGGCTGGCATTGTCGTGGGAAGAGTTCTATTACACGCGGAACAAGCAGTTTTGCAGGGACGGAGACGACCAGGAGAGATCTCTTGCCGCAGCCTTTGCTATCAAGACAGCAACTTACCTTATTGATATCGGAATGGTGGACATCAATGCTCAGGATTCTTTTGGCCGAACGCCACTGCACTATGCCTGCTACAATTTAATGTCTGAGCTCATCACCTTTCTCGTATCCCGTCACGCAGACATCAATCTGAAAGACTCTGAAGACTGCACACCGCTTCACCTATTAGCTTACGAAACGGATCAGTGTCGTCCAAAAGACGACGACTTTCCAGTGGACAGCGCAGCTGCATGTTTCAAGACATACAACCGAAACATTGATGTTGACGCAAAAGATGCACTCGGAAATACACCACTGCTTAAAGCGTGCAAAAAACATGCCGTGAACATTGCCAAGCTGCTACTCGCATTAGGGGCAAATCCGAACATCAGGGGTAGCGACTCCTGCGCTCCGCTCCATTACGCAGTCTCGTTCCCGGCATGGACTCAAGACTTTCATTTCCTACAACGTCCTGAGGTGAAGGTAGAGGCTGAAGAGTTGAAATGGGCTCTCCTTGCGGCGGGGGCGGATGAAACGGCGCGAAATGCTCGTGGACAAACGGTGGCTGAAGTTGAGCTGGTGGAAAGACTAAGTTATCAGCAGAAAGTGATTGAGGTGAAAAGGATTATGGAACGGCCTGTGCAGCCGTATATGGGCCGAGGTCAAAGCCTTCGAATTCCACGGGATCCAGTCACTTGA